Below is a genomic region from Flammeovirgaceae bacterium SG7u.111.
GCTGCATGCGGCAGGAAAAAAGCCAAATAAGGGCCACTGCCGAAGAAGAAACTTGGCTCATAGCCATTCCTATCCGCTACATGGACGAATGGACGAGTACTTACCCTTCATGGAAAAATATGGTGATGATGACTTTCAACTATCGCTTTGAAGAATTGATAAAAACGGTAGATGCCATCGCTTTTCTCAAAATGGACGAGCGCTTGGAAAGATACTTAGACGAAAGATCAAGAGGGCTAACACCCAAAGTATTAAACATTACCCATCAGGAAATTGCTACTGAGCTAAATACCTCACGGGAAGTAATTTCTCGCCTACTGAAACAACTGGAAAAGCATGGAAAAATAAAGCTTGGAAGAAATAAAATCTCGATAAATTGACTTGTGTGATTTTTATCACTGACCCCCATGGGCACTCCTATTAGTTTTGTATCATCATTAAGAAAATAGAACAACAACTTAAATAGGTACAATCATGAATTTGGAGCAATCGATAGCATCGGGAAAGGCAACAATTGTAGATGTAAGAAGCGAAATGGAATATCAAATGGGTCATTGCGAAGACTCCATCAACATTCCTCTTCACGAACTTCCTGAGCGAATAGATGAATTCAAAACAATGGCTAAACCGCTAGTGCTGTGTTGTGCTTCTGGTAATAGAAGTGGGCAAGCAACCGGTTTCTTGCAACAGCAAGGCGTTGATGATGTTCATAATGGTGGTCCTTGGCAAGAGGTTCAATATGTAAAATCAGGTGAAGTTCAGTAAACCCCTTCTAGCAACTCAATTTAACATACCTAACTTGTAGATAAATGTTCGGATTTTTGAAGAAAATGCTCGGTGGACCAAGTGTCGATTTGGGCGAAGTGATAAGCCAAGGAGCAGTAATCATAGATGTGCGCACCCCTGGGGAATACAAAAGCGGGCATGTAAAAGGCTCGGTAAATATCCCCTTAGACAAGGTCAGTGCTAACATTGATAAGATCAAGAAATACAACAAGCCAATCATCACTTGCTGTGCCTCGGGCATGCGAAGCGGTTCGGCGGCATCTATCTTGAGGAAAAACGGGTTAGAAGAGGTCTACAACGGTGGAAGCTGGGGTAGGGTTAACAACCTGAAAAGATAAAGGATCATCTTTTGTGTAAAAATAGGTGCAGTGATTCGCACCAATATTAATCTTTTTTAAGGGTTTGGGTTTATGCCCTTAAAAGTGTTTGATTTCTTAAAGCTGCCTCCATTCAACTGGTATATTTTGGATAAATGGGTTTAGTCAGAATGTGTGCCTTTGGCAAGGCAGCTTTTTTTTGGAAGAAGATATTTAAACGATAAGATGAAAGAATTACTGTTAAAGAATTGGTCGGTTATGCGAATTTTCAGAGTTGCTTTAGGTTCTATTGCCTTGGCAAACGGATTTGCCGCCAATGAGGTATTTATGATGATTGTTGGAGGGATTGTGCTGTACCAAGGCATAGCCAACGTGAAGTGTGGCGGAGGCGCATGTACTACAGGAAACTGTGAGATAGCTCCAAAAAACGAGAATGCCAAAAACCAACACCTCGGCAGATAAGAAATAAAGATAAGTGGGATTCAGCGTAAGTTGTATCCATGGGTATCAATTACTTCAAGCACATTAGTGAGATTATTCGAAGTAATTGCAAATAAAAAGTGATAGATGGTTATCTATCACTTTTTTTATAGGAAGCCCGTCTTGCAAACAAACTACATCACCACTGGCTCTTCATAAAAATAAGGAAGCACTTCCAGCGAATCATAACTTGGGTTTACAGCAAGTACTTCCTCCCTATTTTCCTTCAATAAATTGTTATATTCCAATACCAAAGCATTGTAATTCTTACGAATAAAGAAATCGGAGTTATAAGCTTGTCTAATATCTGTAACCAAAATATTTGCCCTACTGTACTTCGCAAAGTCAGGCGTTTCGTTTGCCAGCTCCGAAAGTAAGCCAACTAGCTTAGTGCAGTTATCGTCATAAAGTACCATTACTGTTGTATCTTGCATAGTAGCATCCGAATACAGCGATTGCTCTACCTCCTTGCTCACCGCCTTCAGCTTTGCCAATAACTGAGGGTCATAGCCTTCTACTACGCTTTCCAGCTCTTCTATCAGCATTTTGGTAGTGTGCACTTTCTCGTTTTCAGATGCTATTGCCAACTCTTTTGTAGCCCTAATGGTATCTAACAAAATTGGAAAACGTTGCCCAAGAGGTTGCACCTCCTCTTCAGTTGCCCAGGCTGCCTCTTCTTCGGTATTTACTGTTTCTTCCGCCTCGTTTGCTTCCGAAGAGCCTTTCTCTTCTGTGCATCTAGCAAAACACACAATAGATAGAATGGCAATTACAAATAGAGTGTTTTTCATTCGATTTTAAGTTAGGTAGTATAGAAAAAATAAGTTAGTAGCGTTTGAGGTGAGTTTAGTTGTAAAAACATATTCAATTATTATACCGAACCAATCCTGATTAGTGTATTTAGCAGGATGTTTTTTCTATCTTAGAAAAATAAAAAAGGAACGCCGAAGCGTTCCTTACTATCTACTATTTCCAAAAGCTTTTTGAAGCAATTAGTAAGATTTGCAGATTGCAATGAAATCTCTTGACTTAAGAGATGCGCCACCGATCAAGCCGCCGTCCACATCTGGGCAAGCAAAAAGCTCTTCCGCATTCTTAGGGTTACAGCTACCACCATAAAGGATAGAAGTTGCATCAGCTACTTCTTGGCCATATTTCCCAGCAATCATCTTACGGATAGAAGCGTGCATTTCTTGCGCTTGTGCCGAAGATGCGGTCACACCAGTTCCAATAGCCCAAACTGGCTCATAAGCAATCACTACATTGGCAAAAGCTTCTGCACTTAGGTGGAAAAGACCTTCCGCCAATTGCTTGCCTACTACTTCATCTTGCTTTTCAGCTTGGCGCTCTTCTAGCAACTCGCCACAACAGAAGATAGGCTTCAAACCACTTGCCAAAGCAGCATCGGTTTTTGCAGCCAACAATTCGTTGCTTTCGTTCCAATATTGTCTTCTTTCACTATGGCCCAAGATTACGTACTCAATTCCATAAGACTTCAGCATTGGAGCAGAGATTTCTCCCGTGAAAGCACCAGACTCTTTGCTGCTGCAATCTTGTGCACTCACACATATATTTTTTCCAGCAGGCACCAAGTTTCTCACTTTGGAAAGGTGGATGAACGGAGCGCCCATGATTACGGTCACATCGGAAGGTACTTCATCTTTGGCGATGTTCACTACTTCAGAAGCCAAGCTTTCAGCTGCTTCTTTATCCAAGTTCATTTTCCAGTTTCCTGCAACGATTTTCTTTCTCATTTCAAAAAATTAGTTAGGGTAGCTAAATGAATAATTCGATTAGCCCAAATTTACAAAATAAAGAAGCAGAACCTAGGTTAAGATCGGTAAATTGTAAGAATGGGCAAAAATGCAGGAAAAACAACTACTCTTTAATCTGACGCTTTTAAAATAATAGCAACAAATACCCCAGCAAAGCTCCACCAATAATTACCCAAAAAGTACTTACTTTAGGAAAGCGAAAGGCAATGAATACACTCAAGATCATCAAGACCAAGCCTTGCCATTCCGAACCTAACTCCACTCCTAGTTTGAGCGTCACCGCTGCCATAATCCCCACGGCACTAGCGTTTACTGCATCTAAAAACTTGGAAAGCATCTTCGATTTCCTGAGCAAGGGAATGATTTTCACCAGTACTCCTACCAAGAAGAAAGAGGGTAAAAACATGCCCAACGAACCCCAAAGTGCTCCTGATACTCCACCTAGCTGGTACCCAACAAAAGTAGCCGTAGTGAGAACCGGACCTGGCGTAAACTGCCCCATAGCTACTGCATCTAACAGCTCTTGCTTGGTGAGCCAACCCAGTTTTTCCACAAACTCTGCATCTATGTATGCAATGAGGACATACCCGCTCCCAAAGAGGACAAAAGCTATTTTCAGAAAAGCTAGAAAGATAGAAGTACTTCCCACCGATGCAGAGACAGGCTTTGCTAAGAGCATGAACGGGGTAAACATCGCCATTTTTGACTCCTTCCCTCCTATCATCCCTAGCCAAACCATCCCCACTAAACCACCTCCTATAATCAAGAGAAATTCATCGAGCCCATAAAGCGAACATCCCAAAACAACTAGCCCTATTACCCCCAACTGCCAATTCTTCAACGCTTTTTTGCCCAGCTTATAAGTAGCATTGAGGATGGTGCCGATTACGGCTGGTTTTATTCCATAAAACAGAGGCGCAATAGCGGGGACTGTTCCGTATTCCCCATATACAATGGCGAGCAACAGGGTAAAAAAAACCGCAGGCGCAATAAAAGCTGCACCACCCACTAGCAATCCTGCCCAACCTGCTCGCACATGCCCACAGTGCATGGTCATTTGGGTAGAATTAGGCCCAGGCACTAAATTAGTTGCACCAACCATATCTAAGAAGTATTGCTGGCTCATCCATTTCCGTTTGTTCACCACCTCCTCTTCCATCATGGCAATGTGAGCGGCTGGCCCTCCAAAGGCAATACAGCCGAGCTTGCCAAAAACCAAAAATACTTCTTTTATCTTCTTGAAATCCATAGTACCTTTTTTGAAAAACTAATTTGCTTCCCAAAAATATTTAATCATTTCAATTGCAGGGTATAAATATATTTTTCTTGACTACAACCCTCTATTTACCTATAAAATCCCTCATAAAACCTTTTCCCCTGCTCGCTCAAATAAGGCAGCAAGAGCTGGTTGACTTTTTTGGAAAAAGCTAATGTGTCGAATTGCTTGCCGAGGTTTTCTTGGAAATAAACCATCCTCATTCCTGCACTCAATTCCATGATGTATTCCAAGTCCTCATCTGCCAGCTTGTTTTCCAAAAAACCTTGCTTTTGCAGAACCTGCATCAAGCCTTTCCATTTCTCTTTTCTGCCTTTATTTTCCTCTTCCACTTTTTGAATAAACTCAGGGTATATCCTTTTGAGCTCCACATAATCGATAAAAAAGAACAGATACTTTACCGTGATATCGAAGCTGAACTCAGGCAATACCAAAAAGTAATGCAGCAAGTTCTCGTACCCACTATGGTCTATTTGCAACTCTTTCAGTGCAGAATTATAATCCTGAAAGAGCTCCTCTATCAGGTGCTCCTTGGTTGGGAAATGATAGGTCACATTTCCATAGCTCTTTTTGAGAGATGCCGCTACCTCCCTCAAAGTCACATTTTGGATGCCTTTTTGGTTGAAAGACTCCCTCGCTACGTCCTTTATCAATTCTTTTGTTTTCATAGTTTTTTAAAATTAGGTCAAATGGACTAATATTGCAATCAATTGATCTAAACCCTAAACCTTTGATAATGAAATCCATTTATAAAAGCGACCAAGCAAAAGTAGAGATTATGAAACTCTACGAAGAAAAGTTGGCGAGTTTAAACTTAGACTATACCGAAACAGATGTGCCCACCCAATTTGGTAACACGAGGGTAATTACCGCTGGAAACCCTAAAAGGGGAAAACTTGTGCTCTTCCACGGGATAAATGCAGGAGCTCCGCTAACCTTAGAAGCCGTGCAAGGGCTGTCTGCCGATTTCCAACTTGTTGCCATAGATACTATTGGGCAAGCGACCAAAAGCGATGAAACAGTGCTGGACATAAAAGGTGATTCTTACGCAATCTGGGCAGATGAAGTGCTGGAAAAGCTAGCTATTCAGGAAGCTGATTTCATTGGAGTTTCCTACGGCGCATACATTTTACAAAAACTCATTACCCATAAACCTCAGCGGGTAAAAAAATCTGTTTTTGTAGTGCCAAGTGGCTTGGTAAACGGAAATACCTGGGAATCAATCACCAAACTTACCTTTCCCCTCATCCGCTTTATGCTCACCAAAAAAGACGAACATCTCCGCTCGTTTATCAAAGCCTTCGTGCCCGATAAAGACGAATTTATGTTTAGGCTTCAAAAGCAATTACTATTGGGCGTGAACATAGATTATAGGAGACCTACCCTGTTGAAAAAATCGGATGTCGCTCATTTTGAAAATCCTGTGTACCTGATAGAAGCCTCCGACGATATCTTTTTCCCCGGAGAAGAGGCAGTAGCAAGGGCAAAAGAAGTATTCAATAATATAGGGGGAGTTCATTTCCTAAAAAACTCCAAACACATGCCCGCGAAGCATAATTACCCCGAAATACAGCAGAAAATACGAGAATGGATTGGGTGATTTTGGGCTTGCCAGTTTTACAAACATCCCCTTTGCAATTGGCATTTCCACTTTAGACCGGTTATCATAGGATTTTCAATCCGCCTTTTCCACTACCCCCACTTATGAAGAACATAATAGTAAGTATCCGCTTATCTTTTCCTAACTTCATCCATACATTAACCCCTCAGAAGAAGATTTGTGATGAAAATAGTTAATACACTCCTGTTTTTATATTTAGCACTACAGTGTACCACTTGTTATTCTCAAGATACTAAAATGGATAAGGAAGTAGAGGATATTATTCGCCTTGGAAAAGATTCTATTGTACAATTAGCATTGAACCTGATTGATGAAAGAATAGATGTTCAAAATTTCTCTAAAATCAAGGTAATGACCGATGGTAAAAAAGTGTATGTTTCGTTTATGAACCCAATAAAATATCTTCCTATCAACTCCGCTTTTTATTTTGATATAGGAGTGGATCTTTCAGAAAAAACAGTCGTATATGGCCCTGTTTCCAATGGAGTTGAACATGAGGAAAAAATCCCATTCTATATACACACAAATGAAACAAAGCTAAATATCCAATTCGTGATGGAGGCAATTAATAAAAGTGATGAAGTTGGCTCAATCGATGTAGATAACTTTGAGGATGATATGATAATTCGCGAATCTGAGAACTACTATAGCATTCATACAGTTTCAGAATCACAAGAATCCTCATACAAAATAGAAAAAATATCTGGGAAAATATATGATTCAGAACATGCCCATCTTGAAGCTCTCCCATTTGAGGATGAAGACCGATTGAAAGAGATTAAAAGATCCCCACCCAAAGGGCGGGGAATTGTGATAACCCCTGTAAGGGGGTAAACTGCCCTTGCCCCCAAAGGAGGCAAAGGAATTCATTGTCCCCGGTTATAAATCTATTTTATTACTTTGTTATTCTTAGCTCTCGTTCTTTTTTTCCTGTTCTTCTTGATACTCCACGTAAAGCCTTATCTTTTCTGGGTCAAGCCCTACCGTATCAACACAATAGCCTGTTGCCCAAAAACGGTTGCCCCAATAGGGGCGTTGCTTCAGCTTCTTGAACTTTGAAAACAACCGTATGGCTGTCCGGCCCTTCAAGATCCCCACCACATCGGAAACCGAATATTTGGGAGGGATATCGATAATCAAGTGAACATGGCCCTTTTGGACGTTCAGCGTATCGATAATACATTTCTTTTGGGAGGCGTACTGCATTATATGCTCTATTGCTGCCCTTTTTATTGCTCCTTCGAGGATTCTATACCTATATTTAGGTGTCCAAACTATATGGTACTTGCAATACCAGATCGAATGTGACAATTTGTGAAAACGGCTCATAATATATTCTTCGGTTGTGGGGACAACTCTTGAATATAATCATTGGGCCGTTTTCTGGCTTAGCCACGCAGAGCGGTTATTAACCACGCTCATAGAGCGTGGATTTCTAAGTTGATATTAAATTTTAAAAAATGAAAATGATTAAAAAAACATCCCTTTTTATTATCTTAAAAAGCAATGAAGGTATTGAACGCAGAATCGATAAAAATAGCTCCTATCATTCAAAAATCCACTACTAAAACTGAGCCTAACCATTACTCGGTTTGCTGGATTCAGAACGGGGTTCAGTCCATTGAGATAAATAATGTGTTGTACAAAGATGTCTCAAATGCTATTTTCTTTATGAACCCCAGTTTCGACTGGAAAATAGTAAAAACGAATACCAGCGCTTCTTCTGGGTATGTGCTATCGCTTCCTCAAAAAACATTAGACAATCCTGCCTTGAGCAACCTTCATATAAATGAAGTACGGCTTTTTGCCAATGATGAAATCCCTAAGATAAACCTTGCCCCCGGTATAGAAATAAGGATTCAGGCTATTTTAGAAATGATAGATGAGCTGGTAGGCTCACACCTCAACCATAAGGATGATGCCATTATCTCTTTATTGAATACTTTCTTTGTGTATTGTGATGGGCAATGCAATATCAAATCTGTCATTTCCGAAAATAATGCGAAAAAGACGGTAGTTTATAAGTTCAAAAAGCTAGTGAACCAATGGTTTTTTGAATACCATGGAGTGAATGAGTATGCCCAATTACTCAATGTATCTGACAAATACCTCAACGAATGTGTGAACGATATTTTGGGGGTAAATGCAAAGAGCATAATAACCGAACAACACGTGATGAGAGCGAGACATGCATTAAAGTTTACCGACAAAACAGTAAAAGAGATTTGCTTTGAAATGGGCTTCTCCTCTCCCGATTATTTCAGCTATTTCTTAAAAAAACACACCGGAATGTCCCCTTCCATGCTCAGAGAAAGCTGATTATTCCGAAATTCTAAAGCTTTACCGTGTTTTTCGCATGCCCGTATTGAAGGCTACAATTTACTATTGTATAAAAAACAATAGTATGGACAGAAAAACATTTTTAAAATCATCTAAAATTGGAATTGGGCTAGCTTTTGTACCAGGAATCAGCCAAGCATTAGTCCCTGACAGCAAACCATCGGCTACTGCCGAACCAAAAATCATCAAGGATGACCAAGGTAGCATCTTGAATGTGATAGGCGATATCCAAACCCACAAATTGGTCGGTAGCGATACTGGCAACCAACTAGTAGAATGGGTGGATAACGTTGACCCTGGTGTAGGTATCCCCCCTCACATCCACACCCTCGAAGACGAAATCTTTAGGGTAATAAAAGGAGAGCTTGAAATAATGGTGGACGGAAAAACCACTGTTTTGAAAGAAGGAGATATCGCTTTTGCCCCTAAAAATGTTCCACATGCATGGAAAGTAGTAGGAACGGAAAAGGCAAAAATGATTACTACCGCATTTCCCGCAGGCATAGAAAACATGTTCGAAGAATTAGCGAAACTTCCTGCCGGTCCGCCCGATTTCGAGAAAGTCACCAAGATTTGTGGCGAGCATGGCATTAGTTTCCTCAGCTAGTTGCAGCTATTTCACCTATACCTGTCCCGAATATTATAAGTATTTGGGACAGGTCACCAACCTGCATTCTTGCTTTAAGAAGCACTTCACAAATTACAATTCCCCATCCTCTATTTTTTTCTACCTACTGATAATTCTTTATCTCAAACAACATATTTTTGTGGGCTTTAAAGGCTAAGCAACTAAACAAAACCAATCCACCTTAAGCGCGGGAAGGAATGCTCCACAAGAATGAAAAGGACATTAGTTAGACTAAGAAACAGCAGGCTCAGGAAATTTTTGCGGAGACACGAGAAATATGCTCCCATCTTGTTTTTTATAGGAGGGTTCATTTTTGATTCTTTCACCCTTGGGCGCATAGATCGCCTGTACGACCTAAGTATCCTCTGCCTTCACATGATCTCCCTCACCATCACCCTTTTCCTTTTCAATTTGGCAGACGATGGTCTTTGGAAAAAGACATTCCTTCGGAGAATTGAAGAGTATTTCCCCTTGGCTATCCAGTTTTTCTTTGGAGGGCTTTCAAGCGCTTATGTTATCTATTTTTCCAGAAGCGTTTCTCTGTCCAAAACAGCCTCGTTCTTTCTCATCCTAGTAGCCTTGCTAGTTGCAAACGAGTTTTTGAAAAAGCGGATATCCAATAAGTACCTACAGTTTGGGGTGTACTCTTTTATCAGCTTTACCTTTTTCACGTTCATGATCCCGGTGTTCATCAAAGAGATGAATACAGAAATTTTTTTGTATTCGGGCTTAGCCAGTTTACTATTTACGCTACTACTAATCATCAGTATCTACTGGGCAAGCCCAAGTACGCGGGCAGAGGTCCGCTTAAGGAAACTTACGGGATTAGTTTTGTTGATTTATACACTTATCAATGCTTTTTACTTTCTCAAGCTCATTCCACCTGTTCCCCTTGCACTAGACAAAGGGATAGTAGCCCACGATGTCAGACTTGAAAATGGCACTTATACGGTCACTTATGAGAAAAACCTTGGCAATATATTTTGGAGAGACCATAGGCTGACATTTAACCGCAAGCCAGGTGAAAAGGTATTTGTTTTTTCCTCCATTTTTGCACCTACCGACATCAAGAAAAAGATATTCCACCGGTGGAAATGGTACAACAAGGATGCTGAAAAGTGGACAATTGTTGATGATATAGGCTATGAGATAAAAGGTGGAAGAGACGGTGGATATCGTGGTTACACCTATAAAAAAAATGTTCTTGAAGGCAAATGGAAAGTGGAAGTGATCACAGAAGAAGAACTGGTGCTAGGCGTGATTAATTTTGAAGTGATCACAAGCACTGCTTTAGCACCAGAGGGACTGGTGATTGAAGAGTTTTGACAAAAAAAGACCTATAAGGCGTTGAATACCTTATAGGTCTAGGTTACCTCAACTACTTCTTCGTGCCATGAATGGTTACGCCAAAGCTTTTTAGTGCTATGGTAATATCGGTGATGGCATCTCCTTCTCCCGTAAGGGTAATGTCCATGCTGTTGTCAAGACTTACAAAATGATTTTCCCCTTTGGGTCTCAGGTACGATTCTATTCGCGCTTCTGGAATCAAAAGTTTGATCTTCCCTCCATCGTCAACTATCTGAGCTGAAACAGGAAACTCTTTTATGCCATAGGTACCCAAAGTAGTCTCAGGAACTTCTACATCCTTGTAAATCTCTTCAAGGCTTGGGTAAAAGTTATCATCGAAGGCAACATCGACAATGTCTCCGTTCACCATGATGAATTTCGCCTTTTTATACTTATCAACCTTCACTTCAAAGTCACCTTCTAGGCCTACCCATGATTTTACACTGTAAGTTTTGTAGTCCGTATTCCCATCTTCGTATTCTACCAACACACTGACAGGCACAGGCCTCGTCCCTTTGTTTTTGATAGAAAGCGTACCCTTGTCCATTCCTGTTACTGCTACGTCCGAATAGCCAAACCCAAAGTACCAAGGCTCCCAAAACCAACCAAGATCCTGACCCGATACATTTTCAAACGTATAGAAGAAATCATAAGGAGTAGGAGACTTTTTTGCCCAGCGGCGGATATACTCTCGGTAACATTTCAAGAATAATTCATCTCCCAAGTGATCGTACAACATAGCATAAGTAAAAGAAGGCAAGGTGTACGAATGATAGCCATAGTTCCCTGCCATGTACTGGCTAGAAGTAACTGTTGGCAAGTCGCCAATTGTTCCTGACATCTGGTCCATGCCAGCTTTCATACCCGAGAACAGCGAAGAGGCATCTTTTTCATCCTTAAAAAACTTGTGCGTAACCAATGTAGTGATAAAATCTGCCCAGCCTTCGTCCATCCAAGCAAACCTTCGCTCATTAATTCTCACATACATTGGGAAATAGGTATGGAACATCTCGTGGATAGTTACCCCTCTACCAGCATTGGCATTGTTGGCCATCATGGGGAATTCCATGCCACCGCCGTTCAGCCCTATGAAGGTAGTAAACGCAGGATAAGGATAGGGAATACCCGGCACGTCTTCCGAAAAATGTTTCATGGTCTTTTGTTGAATGGCTGTTACTTTCGCATAAGCTGGCGCATCTTTTTGTGGAAATGCCGTGCTTACAAGAACAGAGTTCCCACTCACCTCTTGAGATGCCGCATCCCATAAGTAATGGTCACTCATGGCAAAAGCAAAGTCGGAAACCTCAGAGGCTTTGTAGTGCCACGTGCCCGACTTCAATACCAAGCTATCAAGATCAGTAGAGTCAACCACATGGATAGTTTCGGTAGCCGTCTTCGCCTTTTCGTATTTTGCATATATATCCTCTGGTAATATAGCCGTTGCATTTTGGAGTTC
It encodes:
- a CDS encoding alpha/beta hydrolase → MKSIYKSDQAKVEIMKLYEEKLASLNLDYTETDVPTQFGNTRVITAGNPKRGKLVLFHGINAGAPLTLEAVQGLSADFQLVAIDTIGQATKSDETVLDIKGDSYAIWADEVLEKLAIQEADFIGVSYGAYILQKLITHKPQRVKKSVFVVPSGLVNGNTWESITKLTFPLIRFMLTKKDEHLRSFIKAFVPDKDEFMFRLQKQLLLGVNIDYRRPTLLKKSDVAHFENPVYLIEASDDIFFPGEEAVARAKEVFNNIGGVHFLKNSKHMPAKHNYPEIQQKIREWIG
- a CDS encoding TetR/AcrR family transcriptional regulator; amino-acid sequence: MKTKELIKDVARESFNQKGIQNVTLREVAASLKKSYGNVTYHFPTKEHLIEELFQDYNSALKELQIDHSGYENLLHYFLVLPEFSFDITVKYLFFFIDYVELKRIYPEFIQKVEEENKGRKEKWKGLMQVLQKQGFLENKLADEDLEYIMELSAGMRMVYFQENLGKQFDTLAFSKKVNQLLLPYLSEQGKRFYEGFYR
- the tnpA gene encoding IS200/IS605 family transposase encodes the protein MSRFHKLSHSIWYCKYHIVWTPKYRYRILEGAIKRAAIEHIMQYASQKKCIIDTLNVQKGHVHLIIDIPPKYSVSDVVGILKGRTAIRLFSKFKKLKQRPYWGNRFWATGYCVDTVGLDPEKIRLYVEYQEEQEKKNES
- a CDS encoding helix-turn-helix domain-containing protein, which produces MKVLNAESIKIAPIIQKSTTKTEPNHYSVCWIQNGVQSIEINNVLYKDVSNAIFFMNPSFDWKIVKTNTSASSGYVLSLPQKTLDNPALSNLHINEVRLFANDEIPKINLAPGIEIRIQAILEMIDELVGSHLNHKDDAIISLLNTFFVYCDGQCNIKSVISENNAKKTVVYKFKKLVNQWFFEYHGVNEYAQLLNVSDKYLNECVNDILGVNAKSIITEQHVMRARHALKFTDKTVKEICFEMGFSSPDYFSYFLKKHTGMSPSMLRES
- a CDS encoding M1 family metallopeptidase, with the translated sequence MLKKLCATLLVFFPLVIFAQDFDLHVSREIKEAYDKGTRSVDGKPGVKYWHNTVDYTMEVTVDPSTRGVAGSAVINYLNNSPDDLNSLVVRLYYDVFKKGNARGMQVNPEDIGDGVVLSNLKVNGEEMPMDNPKLVRRRGTNLIITLATPLKTGSKVELFMDWEQKVPLTVRRTGAKDSTSFFIAYWYPQMSVYDDVFGWDMIDYTFDTEFYNNLGNYDVKITAPTNFLVWATGELQNATAILPEDIYAKYEKAKTATETIHVVDSTDLDSLVLKSGTWHYKASEVSDFAFAMSDHYLWDAASQEVSGNSVLVSTAFPQKDAPAYAKVTAIQQKTMKHFSEDVPGIPYPYPAFTTFIGLNGGGMEFPMMANNANAGRGVTIHEMFHTYFPMYVRINERRFAWMDEGWADFITTLVTHKFFKDEKDASSLFSGMKAGMDQMSGTIGDLPTVTSSQYMAGNYGYHSYTLPSFTYAMLYDHLGDELFLKCYREYIRRWAKKSPTPYDFFYTFENVSGQDLGWFWEPWYFGFGYSDVAVTGMDKGTLSIKNKGTRPVPVSVLVEYEDGNTDYKTYSVKSWVGLEGDFEVKVDKYKKAKFIMVNGDIVDVAFDDNFYPSLEEIYKDVEVPETTLGTYGIKEFPVSAQIVDDGGKIKLLIPEARIESYLRPKGENHFVSLDNSMDITLTGEGDAITDITIALKSFGVTIHGTKK
- a CDS encoding DUF2914 domain-containing protein — encoded protein: MKRTLVRLRNSRLRKFLRRHEKYAPILFFIGGFIFDSFTLGRIDRLYDLSILCLHMISLTITLFLFNLADDGLWKKTFLRRIEEYFPLAIQFFFGGLSSAYVIYFSRSVSLSKTASFFLILVALLVANEFLKKRISNKYLQFGVYSFISFTFFTFMIPVFIKEMNTEIFLYSGLASLLFTLLLIISIYWASPSTRAEVRLRKLTGLVLLIYTLINAFYFLKLIPPVPLALDKGIVAHDVRLENGTYTVTYEKNLGNIFWRDHRLTFNRKPGEKVFVFSSIFAPTDIKKKIFHRWKWYNKDAEKWTIVDDIGYEIKGGRDGGYRGYTYKKNVLEGKWKVEVITEEELVLGVINFEVITSTALAPEGLVIEEF
- a CDS encoding rhodanese-like domain-containing protein; translated protein: MFGFLKKMLGGPSVDLGEVISQGAVIIDVRTPGEYKSGHVKGSVNIPLDKVSANIDKIKKYNKPIITCCASGMRSGSAASILRKNGLEEVYNGGSWGRVNNLKR
- the tpiA gene encoding triose-phosphate isomerase, encoding MRKKIVAGNWKMNLDKEAAESLASEVVNIAKDEVPSDVTVIMGAPFIHLSKVRNLVPAGKNICVSAQDCSSKESGAFTGEISAPMLKSYGIEYVILGHSERRQYWNESNELLAAKTDAALASGLKPIFCCGELLEERQAEKQDEVVGKQLAEGLFHLSAEAFANVVIAYEPVWAIGTGVTASSAQAQEMHASIRKMIAGKYGQEVADATSILYGGSCNPKNAEELFACPDVDGGLIGGASLKSRDFIAICKSY
- a CDS encoding rhodanese-like domain-containing protein, with the translated sequence MNLEQSIASGKATIVDVRSEMEYQMGHCEDSINIPLHELPERIDEFKTMAKPLVLCCASGNRSGQATGFLQQQGVDDVHNGGPWQEVQYVKSGEVQ
- a CDS encoding cupin domain-containing protein, coding for MDRKTFLKSSKIGIGLAFVPGISQALVPDSKPSATAEPKIIKDDQGSILNVIGDIQTHKLVGSDTGNQLVEWVDNVDPGVGIPPHIHTLEDEIFRVIKGELEIMVDGKTTVLKEGDIAFAPKNVPHAWKVVGTEKAKMITTAFPAGIENMFEELAKLPAGPPDFEKVTKICGEHGISFLS
- the chrA gene encoding chromate efflux transporter; translation: MDFKKIKEVFLVFGKLGCIAFGGPAAHIAMMEEEVVNKRKWMSQQYFLDMVGATNLVPGPNSTQMTMHCGHVRAGWAGLLVGGAAFIAPAVFFTLLLAIVYGEYGTVPAIAPLFYGIKPAVIGTILNATYKLGKKALKNWQLGVIGLVVLGCSLYGLDEFLLIIGGGLVGMVWLGMIGGKESKMAMFTPFMLLAKPVSASVGSTSIFLAFLKIAFVLFGSGYVLIAYIDAEFVEKLGWLTKQELLDAVAMGQFTPGPVLTTATFVGYQLGGVSGALWGSLGMFLPSFFLVGVLVKIIPLLRKSKMLSKFLDAVNASAVGIMAAVTLKLGVELGSEWQGLVLMILSVFIAFRFPKVSTFWVIIGGALLGYLLLLF
- a CDS encoding Crp/Fnr family transcriptional regulator translates to MYLDTELIKKQYPALAEPGLAEKIVEHGKLMSAKAGEDIIRFGSYVKFVPLVIQGKVKVMREDGEGNELFLYYLGEGETCAFSLNCCMRQEKSQIRATAEEETWLIAIPIRYMDEWTSTYPSWKNMVMMTFNYRFEELIKTVDAIAFLKMDERLERYLDERSRGLTPKVLNITHQEIATELNTSREVISRLLKQLEKHGKIKLGRNKISIN